From the genome of Polynucleobacter sp. AM-7D1:
TCGGCAATCATTGCACGATATTTTTCAATTTCGTCAGTTGGAGCACCCCCAGTAGGAGTAGCGGCTGTAGAAGCCTCATTTTTTGCAGGGCTTGAACAGCCTTGCAATACTGCAAATAAGCCAATAATGACGCCATATAAAATGCGTGTTTTCATGGTAACCCTTTTATAGTTTTAATTATGCGTATTGATATTAAGAAACAGTTGCTTCATCAGTACGTTTGTCGCCTTTGTTGTCGTTCCAAGTCACAACAATTTTGTCGCCTTTAGCGCCTTTGTATTTAAAGTTCAAAAATGGATCCTTAGAAACTGCAGGACCAAATTCGCCTGTAAATACTTTCTTACCATTGGCGGTAACATTAATTGTGCTGATAAACCACTGAGGAATAGTTTTACCGGACGCGTCTTTACGCTGACCAGACTCCATATCGTGTTTCATCAAAATTTTTACATCTACAGTACCGCCGTTTTCAGCAGCTCTTACGCGCATTGGATCAGCCATTTTGGTTCCTCTTTTATTCTATGTGTGAATTGTGTCTATGAATTTGCTTCGGGATTAACCGCCGCAACCACCAAGCGTTACTTTGACTTCTTTAACAGTCATAAGCCACTTACCATCAGCCTTGGCTAAGCCATAAACATTGGATGTTTGACCCATTTTGATACGGGTTGTAACAAACGCATCAGTGCCTGCAGGAATAAAGAATTGGGCAGCTAAAGCGCTAGGGTTCTTTTCAACCAAGATCGCCAACTGCTCAGCCTTAAGGGTAGTAGTAATTCCAACAGGAACTACCGCGCCATTTTCAGCAATATCAGGAGCGTTCAGAGTAACGGCAGAAGATTTGTCCGGGCTACCAGCACCTAAAATTTTAAAAACGTCATCCAAGCTCTTGCCTTCAAAAGCGGCTTTATTCCACTCCTGTGCTTGGGCAGTACTAATAAGGCCTGAAGAAGCCATCAGACCAAATACTGCTGAATACTTCATTAAACTGCGTCGCTGCTGATTCATAAAAACTCCTTTATTAATCTTAACTTCTATCAATTTATTGCTTATTTTGCATTAAAACATTCAGGTTACTACCTAATTGGCCGTTTTATTTGCCACCAGAGAGCATCCAAGTCACTAAAGTCTTGCGATCTTCATCAGAAAGCTGAGCTTGCGGTGGCATTGGAATAGAACCCCAAACTCCCGCTCCACCCATCTTGACCTTGGTCATTAGCTTCTCAAGCGCACCACTCTGACCCTCATACTTCTTAGCAACATCAGCAATTGATGGGCCAACTAGCTTAGCGTTAGGTGCATGGCAAGCAGAGCAATTTTCGCTCTGGAATAAAGCAGCCGGGCCTTTTTTGGCTGATGAATGCGTATCCTTAGCATGGGCTAAGCCTTCACCAGAAGCGCCAGGCAATTTAGCTAACGGTGGTTTAGTTGAATCTGCACCACGATATGGGCCGTACATACGGTTTTGCTCTGCAATGTTCTCGTGTGCATTTCGAGCGAAATCAGGCAAGGTTGAGCCGATTTGAACGAATTGAACACAATTTTTCATACATGAGCTGCCATTGACATCAGGCTTACCGCTAACGCTCCAGAAACCATGCTTAGTCGTCATGCCATTGCGGTTCGGCATTTTGACTTCAGCAATATTCTTATCGCTCAGCACATAATCATCCGGAACAATCTCGCCTAGACTCAAAATAAATGCAACAAGGGCGTAGGTATCGTCAGGCGTTAGAGATCTTGGGGCATTCCACGGCATTGCGCGGTAGATATAGTCCCACAATGTAGATACTGTTGGTACCTTCATTAAGGTTGTTCTTTGGGGTTGCTTCATATCAATTAATGAAGCTACGCGACCTGTCTTTACATCATCCTTGGTGGTGCCACCAGCAATAGGTGTAAAGATTTCGTTTGACTCACCGAAGGTGCCGTGACAACTTGCACACTTGGCTTCCCAAATTTCCTGACCTTTTTGAACTGAGCCAGATCCCTTTGGGAGACCCTTGAAATCTGGACGAACATCAATATCCCAAGCTGCTACTTCAGCCATCGTTGCATGACGACCAATACCTGGATATTTAGCAGAATCCGATTGTGCAACCGCACTGTGAGCACCTAAAACTAAAAGCGCCGCAAAACCAATACGAGCAGTTAATTTATCCAACTTGTACATTGCTGACCTCGCCATTTGAATCTAATTTCCAGGATTGAATTGCATTGTTGTGATAGATCGATCTTGTACCGCGAACATCACGCAATTTTTTAATGGTTGGCTGAATATAGCCTGTATCGTCCATCGCTCTCGACTGCAAAATAGCAGGTGAGCCATCCCACACCCAGTCGATATTAAAGCGGGTAATAGATTTATCTAGGATTGGTGTTTCTAGACGAGCAGTGCGCCAGTTATTTCCACCATCGAACGAAACATCAACACGCCGGATCTTGCCGCGACCAGACCAAGCCATACCGCTGACGTTGTAGAAACCTTTGTCAAGTAACTGCTGACCACCAGATGGAGTTGTGATTACAGATTTACATTCTTGAATCGATGCGTACTGACGATGTGTACCGTCTGGCATGAGTTCAATGTAGTGAACCGCTTCATCTTTTGCATTCCATGGCATGTCACCCACTTCAAGGCGGCGCAACCATTTCACCCAACTAACACCCTGAACACCTGGCACTACCAAGCGTAATGGGAAACCATTTTCAGGGCGCAACATCTCACCGTTCATACCCCAAGCTACGATGGTGTCATTCAAGCAACTCTCAAGATTAATGGTGCGAGTCATACCTGAACCATCACCACCTTCAGCAAGCATGAACTTGCCTTTTTTGAGGTCAGCGCCACATTCTTCAAGCAATACCTTC
Proteins encoded in this window:
- the soxC gene encoding sulfite dehydrogenase → MEKPTNRARLVKAPEHFISQELIADINANGLDENRRGFLRKGFMSALGGAAAGLTAPLAMAAGEGDPAILEKQEWQTTLGKNVATMPYGMPSIYESNLIRRESPGLTRVSAASVAFTPLQGLFGTITPNGLHFERHHQGWYNLNPETHRLMVNGLVKNPRVFTMNDLMRLPSVSRTHFIECGANTGLEWGNVAVPTVQYTHGMLSCCEFTGVPLKVLLEECGADLKKGKFMLAEGGDGSGMTRTINLESCLNDTIVAWGMNGEMLRPENGFPLRLVVPGVQGVSWVKWLRRLEVGDMPWNAKDEAVHYIELMPDGTHRQYASIQECKSVITTPSGGQQLLDKGFYNVSGMAWSGRGKIRRVDVSFDGGNNWRTARLETPILDKSITRFNIDWVWDGSPAILQSRAMDDTGYIQPTIKKLRDVRGTRSIYHNNAIQSWKLDSNGEVSNVQVG
- the soxY gene encoding thiosulfate oxidation carrier protein SoxY, giving the protein MNQQRRSLMKYSAVFGLMASSGLISTAQAQEWNKAAFEGKSLDDVFKILGAGSPDKSSAVTLNAPDIAENGAVVPVGITTTLKAEQLAILVEKNPSALAAQFFIPAGTDAFVTTRIKMGQTSNVYGLAKADGKWLMTVKEVKVTLGGCGG
- the soxZ gene encoding thiosulfate oxidation carrier complex protein SoxZ — protein: MADPMRVRAAENGGTVDVKILMKHDMESGQRKDASGKTIPQWFISTINVTANGKKVFTGEFGPAVSKDPFLNFKYKGAKGDKIVVTWNDNKGDKRTDEATVS
- a CDS encoding c-type cytochrome — encoded protein: MYKLDKLTARIGFAALLVLGAHSAVAQSDSAKYPGIGRHATMAEVAAWDIDVRPDFKGLPKGSGSVQKGQEIWEAKCASCHGTFGESNEIFTPIAGGTTKDDVKTGRVASLIDMKQPQRTTLMKVPTVSTLWDYIYRAMPWNAPRSLTPDDTYALVAFILSLGEIVPDDYVLSDKNIAEVKMPNRNGMTTKHGFWSVSGKPDVNGSSCMKNCVQFVQIGSTLPDFARNAHENIAEQNRMYGPYRGADSTKPPLAKLPGASGEGLAHAKDTHSSAKKGPAALFQSENCSACHAPNAKLVGPSIADVAKKYEGQSGALEKLMTKVKMGGAGVWGSIPMPPQAQLSDEDRKTLVTWMLSGGK